The stretch of DNA ATTTTTGGCGTCCGGGCGATCGCGATTCGCTGGCAGTTGTTTTTGCCCCTGCGGCTTACGCTCAAAATCGACTTTCATGACGATTGAGGTTAGGGGCGCGAGGGGCTGGCATCAATTAGCTGCTAAACGCTTAAAAATCGAGGTTTACAGCCCCTAGTCTGTCTTTTAGGTCGGGTGTGACAAGGCTTGATGTAGCGGGCTTTTGCCCACAATTGATAACCCGTCCTCAGGTGTTTCATCCGTGCTCACATCCCAGCTGTATTCTCTCGCAGTCCCGGGGTTAGACCGGGCAATCTGTGAGCCATAATGGGGCCAGTCTTGACGCATTCTGGCCATGTCCGCCCTAGCCCACCGCACCAATTCGCCGCTCTGGCAGATTCGCCAGGGGTGGCAAAACCTGGGGGAGTGGTTTGAGTACCAGTTTGCGCGGGTCGATGTCGACCCCCCTGGATTGCCCCAGTGGCCGTGGCTGGAGCCGCTGGCTCGGGGATTGTTCTGGCTGCTGGTGGCAGTCCTGGCCCTATGGATTGGCTGGCTGGTTTACCAGGGTATATCGGCCTACCTGAGCCAGCGCCAGCCCGGCGGACTGGGGGCAACGCGGAGAACCGTTCCCTCGGCCGCGGCGCTTAA from Leptolyngbya sp. KIOST-1 encodes:
- a CDS encoding DUF4129 domain-containing protein is translated as MSALAHRTNSPLWQIRQGWQNLGEWFEYQFARVDVDPPGLPQWPWLEPLARGLFWLLVAVLALWIGWLVYQGISAYLSQRQPGGLGATRRTVPSAAALKQAAHWWHEAQRLAQQGDYAAACQALYMAGLARLNDTETVPYRPSRTDGEYLTCIATHPSRPYELLIRTHERLTYGAAQATEETYQRCRRAYQEIAQS